GTAGAGGGGGGCAAAATCTGTAGTGACTGGAGAGGCAAATTTTTAAAAACGATCCCTTATTTGCCAACGGTTTCACAGCACCGATCACTGAACTTGGGTAAACCTGAGTTTTGGATACCGGATAGCTTGATTTTGTCCACCCATTATCAGTCACCAAGTGAAATACCCAGTCCGCGAGCCGTTTTAACCAAATCTCCCTCAGGGTTTACTGTTTTATTTTTTGAAATCGCTTCCTCGATGGGGATATCAATGACGTGCCGATTTTGCCAACCCACCATACGATTGAATCTGCCTTCAGCAATGAGTTCGACAGCCCTAACGCCTAAACACGCTGCCAGGACACGATCGCTTGCATCCGGTTGCCCGCCCCTTTGGGTGTGCCCCAATACTGTGCAACGGGTTTCGGCTTGGGTCGATTCTTGAATGCATTCGGCTAGATAATGACCAATACCACCGTATCTTATGTGACCTGAGGTATCGACAATAGTTGAAGGGGTCCCATCTTCAGTCAGGACTGCTTCTGCTGCGACAATGAGGGCGAAATTTCGCCCTTGTTCATTAATGGCACGGATTTTTTTGTAAATATTCTCAAGGGTATAGGGAATTTCTGGAATCAAGATCACATCAGCACCTCCAGCAATACCCGTGGATAAGGCAATGTGACCAGCGTCTCGTCCCATTACTTCAAGGATCATTACTCTGTCGTGGCTAGCTGCTGTGGGCTGCAGGCGATCAAGTGCTTCTGTTGCCACATCAACGGCCGTACTAAAGCCGATAGATCGCTCAGTGGAAACGATGTCGTTGTCGATTGTTTTGGGGATACCAATGAAAGGAATTTTACCCTGTTGGGTGAATTGGTGTAAAATTTGTAAACTACCATCACCACCAATGCCAATCAAGGCATCTAGCTTTAAGTCTTGAATTCCTTCAATCATTTCTCCTGATCGGTCTTTTATGCTGCCATCAGGCATTGGATAAGCAAAGGGATTACCACTTGTTGTGCTGCCAAGGATAGTACCGCCCATGCGCAAGGTATTGGCATCGAAGTTTTCAAGAGTAAGTTGCTTAAAACCTATGGGGCGCTCCATCAGGCCTTTACCTCCTTGCTTGATGCCCAGCACTTGCCATCCATAACCCTGAATGGCACGAAAAGTAACTGCCCTTAAAACAGCATTAAGTCCTGCACAATCACCACCGCTTGTTAAAATTCCTATGCGTTTCATATTTCCTCATTTCGACTGGGTCGAAAAAAATGGTTTATAAATTTCCTGAAATAGTATATAAACAGATTAGTGCTATGTAAAGAAAGGGGTTAATTATGATTGATCTTTTAAGTTCATGTGAACAGGTAAC
This sequence is a window from Pseudomonadota bacterium. Protein-coding genes within it:
- a CDS encoding ATP-dependent 6-phosphofructokinase; translation: MKRIGILTSGGDCAGLNAVLRAVTFRAIQGYGWQVLGIKQGGKGLMERPIGFKQLTLENFDANTLRMGGTILGSTTSGNPFAYPMPDGSIKDRSGEMIEGIQDLKLDALIGIGGDGSLQILHQFTQQGKIPFIGIPKTIDNDIVSTERSIGFSTAVDVATEALDRLQPTAASHDRVMILEVMGRDAGHIALSTGIAGGADVILIPEIPYTLENIYKKIRAINEQGRNFALIVAAEAVLTEDGTPSTIVDTSGHIRYGGIGHYLAECIQESTQAETRCTVLGHTQRGGQPDASDRVLAACLGVRAVELIAEGRFNRMVGWQNRHVIDIPIEEAISKNKTVNPEGDLVKTARGLGISLGD